The Streptomyces sp. B3I8 nucleotide sequence AACAGCAGCAGGAGCATGTTGAGCCGCTCGGCCGGCAGGCCCGTCGGGTCGCCGAGCAGCGCCTCGGCCATCACGTTCCAGTCGAGCAGGTCGAGATGGCGGCCGAGAACCACCGCGGGGGTGTCCATCACCCGCAGCAGCCGGCGCGTGCTGTCCGGCACCCGCTCCGGGGCGCGTTCCGGCCGGGCGGGGACCGGGCGGCGGGCGGCACGGGCCAGGGCGAACAGGTGCCGCCGCTCCTCGTCGTCGAGGCCGAGCGCACCGGCCAGGGACTCCAGGACGGTGTCGGACGGGCGCACCTCGCGGCCTTGCTCCATCCGCTGGTAGTAGTCGGTGCTCAGCCCCGCCAGCAGGGCCAGCTCCTCCCGCCGCAGCCCGCTGACCTTGCGCCGGCCGCCCGGCTCCAGGCCGACGTCGCGCGGACGCAGCCGCCCGCGCCGGGCGCGCAGGAAGTCGCCGAGTTCACGGGCGTAGGGATGCCGGCTGCTCATGCCGCCCAGTGTGCCGCCCCGCCGGGCGCGCAGGGTAGGTCAGGAAAACCTAGGGAACCGGGGACCACCGAGCGGGCCCGGATCGCTCCTAGCGTCGTCGGTCCAGCGACCGACGCACCAGGAGCAGCAGATGAGAAGCGCATGGACCGCCGACCGCATTCCCGACCAGCACGGCAGGGTCGCCGTCGTGACCGGCGCCAACTCGGGCCTCGGCCTGCTCACCGCCACCGAGCTCGCCGGCCACGGTGCCCGTGTCGTCCTCGCCGTCCGCGACACGGCCGCCGGCCAGGCGGCTGCCCACAGGATCGGCGGCGACGTGGAGGTACGCCACCTCGATCTCGCCTCGCTCGCCTCGGTGCGCGCGTTCGCCGAGAAGCTGAGCGCCGACCACCCGGTGATCGACCTGCTGGTCAACAACGCCGGACTCGTGCTCCTCGGCCCACGCCGTACGACCGCCGACGGCTTCGAACTGCACCTGGGCACCAACATGCTGGGCCACTTCGCGCTCACCGGGCTGCTGCTCGACAACCTGACCGCGGCGCCCGGGGCCCGCGTGGTGAGCCTCAGCTCGATCACCCACAAGAACGCGCACCTCGACTTCGACGACCTGATGTGCGAACGGAACTACAAGGCCACCGAGGCGTACGGCCGGTCCAAGCTCGCCACCACGGCCTTCGGCATCGAACTCGACCGGCGGCTGCGGGCCGCCGGGTCGTCCGTCCTCAGCGTCCTGGCCCACCCCGGCCTGACCCGTACGAATCTGACGCCGCGCGCGTGGGAGCACCGGGGGCGACTCGGGCAGCTCATCGCCAGGGGCGGGCTGCTGGTCACGCAGCCGGTGGAGCAGGGGGTGCTGCCGCAGCTGCGGGTGGCGACGGACCCGGAAGTGCGCGGCGGGCAGTTCTTCGGGCCGGGCGGGCCGGGGGAGGCACGCGGGCGGATGGTCGAGGCCCGCCTCAACCGTGAGGCGAGCGATCCCGCGATCACCCGGCGCCTGTGGGAGACGGCGGAGCGGCTGACGGGGGTCGCCTACCTCTGAGCCCCCGTTACCTCTGAGCACCGGCGCGGTGGCGCGGGGGCCGGGTACGACGACCCGGCCCCGAAGGGCGCCACCGCTCACCGCGCCGCGCGTGCCGTTCGTCGCGCGTACCCGACCGCTCACCGCATACGGGCAAGCCGTTGCCTTCTCAACTACCGTCCGCGTGCCTACCGTTCCTGATCCATGAGCCCCCCTGTCGCACCCCCTGGCTGGAGCCGCTGGCTCGTTCCCCCGGCCGCCCTCGCCATCCACCTCTCCATCGGCCAGGCCTACGCCTGGAGCGTCTTCAAGCCGCCCCTCGAAGCGGCCCTGGGCCTCTCCGGCACCCAGAGCGCCCTGCCCTTCCAGCTCGGCATCGTGATGCTCGGCCTGTCCGCCGCCTTCGGCGGCACGCTCGTCGAACGCAACGGCCCCCGCTGGGCCATGACCGTCGCCCTGATCTGCTTCTCCTCCGGCTTCCTGCTCTCCGCCCTGGGCGCCGCCACCGAGCAGTACTGGCTGATCGTCTTCGGCTACGGCTTCGTCGGCGGCATCGGTCTCGGCATCGGGTACATCTCCCCGGTCTCCACCCTCATCAAGTGGTTCCCGGACCGTCCCGGCATGGCCACCGGCATCGCCATCATGGGCTTCGGCGGCGGCGCGCTGATCGCCTCGCCCTGGTCGGCGCAGATGCTGGACTCCTTCGGCACCGACAGCTCCGGCATCGCCCTCGCCTTCCTGGTGCACGGACTGTCGTACGCCGTCTTCATGACCCTCGGCGTCCTCCTCGTCCGCGTCCCGCGCGCCCGCATCGCCGTCCCGTCCGCGGGCGAGGCGGCCGACGCACCCCCGAAGGAGACCGGGGCCGGGGCCGGGGCCGGGGTACCGGACACCGCACCCCGGGTCTCCGCACGCGACGCCGTCCGCACCCCGCAGTTCTGGCTGCTGTGGGTGGTGCTCTGCACCAACGTGACCGCCGGCATCGGCATCCTGGAGAAGGCCGCGCCGATGATCACGGACTTCTTCGCGGGCTCGTCGACCCCCGTCTCCGTCTCCGCGGCGGCCGGCTTCGTCGCTCTGCTGTCCGCGGCCAACATGGCGGGCCGCATCGGCTGGTCCACCACCTCCGACCTGATCGGCCGCAAGAACATCTACCGCGTCTACCTCGGCGTCGGCGCCGTGATGTACGCGCTGATCGCCCTGTTCGGCGACGACTCCAAGCCGCTGTTCGTCCTGTGCGCGGTGGTCGTCCTCTCCTTCTACGGCGGCGGCTTCGCGACCGTCCCCGCCTATCTGAAGGACCTCTTCGGCACCTACCAGGTCGGCGCCATCCACGGCCGGCTGCTCACCGCCTGGTCCCTGGCCGGCGTGCTCGGCCCACTGATCGTGAACTGGATCGCCGACCATCAGGAGGACGCGGGCAAGCATGGCGCTGAGCTCTACACGCTGTCGTTCCTCATCATGATCGGACTGCTCGCCGTCGGCTTCGTCGCCAACGAACTCGTCCGCCCCGTCCACCCCCGTCACCACGTCGCCGCACCCGGCAAGGAGCCCGCCGATGACCGCCGAGAGCAGCCCGCCGCCTGACCGCCGCCCACTGATCGCGTTCTCCTGGCTGTGGGTGGGCGCTCCGCTCGCCTACGGCCTGTACGAACTGGTGCGCAAGGCGACACAACTGTTCACGGGCTGACGGGGGACCGGGGAGCCGGACGCCCGGGAGACAGGCTCACCGGCCACCGTACGGCCGGGGTTCTGCGGCCACTGAGGGAAGCCGACAATCCGCATCCCGCTTTCCTGTCGTTTCACCTGCCGTCGTACCCGTGAGTCACTGATCAGACTGGTGGATCCGCCACCCACGCACCAGGGGGACCACCATGACGCAGGGCTCACGCCTCACCGCTGTCGGTCATTACCAGCCCGCCAGGATCCTCACCAACGAGGACCTGGCGGGCATGGTCGACACCGGTGACGAGTGGATCCGCAGCCGGGTGGGCATCCGCACCCGGCACATCGCCGGCCCCGACGAGCCGGTCGACGAGCTCGCCGCCCACGCCGCCGCCAAGGCCCTCGCCGCGGCCGGGCACGGCCCCGAGACCGTCGACCTCGTCGTCGTCGCCACCTCCACGGCGATCGACCGGTCCCCGAACACCGCCGCCCGGGTCGCCGCCCGCCTCGGCATCCCCTCACCGGCCGCGATGGACGTCAACGTCGTCTGCGCCGGGTTCCCGCACGCCTTGGCCACCGCCGACCACGCCGTGCGCGCCGGCGCCGCCACCCGTGCGCTGGTCATCGGCGCCGACAAGATGTCCGAGGTGACGGACTGGACGGACCGTACGACCTGCGTGCTGGTCGGCGACGGGGCGGGCGCGGCCGTCGTCGAGGCCGACGTCGCAGGGGCTGTTGGGGCGGACGGGCGGCCCGGCATCGGGCCCGTGCTGTGGGGCTCGGTGCCGGAGATGGGGCACGCCGTGCGCATCGAGGGCACTCCGCCCCGCTTCGCCCAGGAGGGCCAGAGCGTCTACCGCTGGGCGACCACCCGCCTTCCGGCCATCGCCCGGCAGGTGTGCGAGCGCTCCGGCATCACCCCCGCGGAACTCGCCGGTGTCGTCCTGCACCAGGCCAACCTCCGCATCATCGAACCGCTCGCCGAGAAGCTCGGCGCGGTCAACGCCGTCGTCGCCCGGGACGTCGTCGAGTCCGGCAACACCTCGGCCGCCAGCATCCCGCTGGCCCTCTCCAAGCTCGTCGAGCGCGGCGAGCTGACCAGCGGCGACCCGGTCCTCCTCTTCGGCTTCGGCGGCA carries:
- a CDS encoding helix-turn-helix transcriptional regulator, producing MSSRHPYARELGDFLRARRGRLRPRDVGLEPGGRRKVSGLRREELALLAGLSTDYYQRMEQGREVRPSDTVLESLAGALGLDDEERRHLFALARAARRPVPARPERAPERVPDSTRRLLRVMDTPAVVLGRHLDLLDWNVMAEALLGDPTGLPAERLNMLLLLFDDELNGGRSCPDWERQALDYIGMLRAAVATDPTHPRATAIVGELSIRSAEFRRLWARHDVRASVSGTKTFRVPEVGDIVLDWDTYPLPGSPGPVMLVFTAEPGAQTDRLRLLASLRATRPAHAGTRREAGASER
- a CDS encoding oxidoreductase; amino-acid sequence: MRSAWTADRIPDQHGRVAVVTGANSGLGLLTATELAGHGARVVLAVRDTAAGQAAAHRIGGDVEVRHLDLASLASVRAFAEKLSADHPVIDLLVNNAGLVLLGPRRTTADGFELHLGTNMLGHFALTGLLLDNLTAAPGARVVSLSSITHKNAHLDFDDLMCERNYKATEAYGRSKLATTAFGIELDRRLRAAGSSVLSVLAHPGLTRTNLTPRAWEHRGRLGQLIARGGLLVTQPVEQGVLPQLRVATDPEVRGGQFFGPGGPGEARGRMVEARLNREASDPAITRRLWETAERLTGVAYL
- a CDS encoding OFA family MFS transporter, whose product is MSPPVAPPGWSRWLVPPAALAIHLSIGQAYAWSVFKPPLEAALGLSGTQSALPFQLGIVMLGLSAAFGGTLVERNGPRWAMTVALICFSSGFLLSALGAATEQYWLIVFGYGFVGGIGLGIGYISPVSTLIKWFPDRPGMATGIAIMGFGGGALIASPWSAQMLDSFGTDSSGIALAFLVHGLSYAVFMTLGVLLVRVPRARIAVPSAGEAADAPPKETGAGAGAGVPDTAPRVSARDAVRTPQFWLLWVVLCTNVTAGIGILEKAAPMITDFFAGSSTPVSVSAAAGFVALLSAANMAGRIGWSTTSDLIGRKNIYRVYLGVGAVMYALIALFGDDSKPLFVLCAVVVLSFYGGGFATVPAYLKDLFGTYQVGAIHGRLLTAWSLAGVLGPLIVNWIADHQEDAGKHGAELYTLSFLIMIGLLAVGFVANELVRPVHPRHHVAAPGKEPADDRREQPAA
- a CDS encoding beta-ketoacyl-ACP synthase III, producing MTQGSRLTAVGHYQPARILTNEDLAGMVDTGDEWIRSRVGIRTRHIAGPDEPVDELAAHAAAKALAAAGHGPETVDLVVVATSTAIDRSPNTAARVAARLGIPSPAAMDVNVVCAGFPHALATADHAVRAGAATRALVIGADKMSEVTDWTDRTTCVLVGDGAGAAVVEADVAGAVGADGRPGIGPVLWGSVPEMGHAVRIEGTPPRFAQEGQSVYRWATTRLPAIARQVCERSGITPAELAGVVLHQANLRIIEPLAEKLGAVNAVVARDVVESGNTSAASIPLALSKLVERGELTSGDPVLLFGFGGNLSYAGQVIRCP